From one Montipora capricornis isolate CH-2021 chromosome 10, ASM3666992v2, whole genome shotgun sequence genomic stretch:
- the LOC138019995 gene encoding uncharacterized protein — MWRTLSPKSPHILQGIRPFRSVKAFQEVSVKSPVIRRLSYKQYRGVHDSETDHSGQWRTVYEGPISKSVKYVKLLSLTTAATMLIVAPLTIFFGKQAASLPLKVCLVTFLCSMGCGSTGLLHWVSKPYVRRMEFDPKGKRFSVETLSLFASTKRAEFSIDDITVYHDDRAFSTFEAHGVKYFIHRELVEAQQILHFIEQWKAGEETPTQLDVKEIG, encoded by the coding sequence ATGTGGAGAACGCTTAGTCCGAAATCTCCTCACATACTCCAAGGAATAAGACCTTTTCGTTCAGTGAAAGCTTTTCAGGAAGTTTCAGTCAAATCTCCAGTTATCCGGAGGCTTTCATACAAACAGTACAGGGGCGTCCATGATTCTGAAACGGATCATTCCGGGCAGTGGAGAACTGTTTACGAAGGTCCCATCTCCAAATCCGTGAAATATGTAAAACTTCTTTCCCTGACAACAGCAGCAACAATGCTTATAGTTGCTCCTTTAACAATTTTCTTTGGCAAGCAAGCTGCCTCTTTACCTTTAAAGGTGTGTTTGGTGACATTTCTGTGTTCAATGGGATGTGGTTCCACCGGTCTGCTTCACTGGGTGAGCAAACCGTATGTGCGGAGAATGGAGTTTGATCCAAAAGGAAAACGCTTTTCTGTGGAAACACTTTCCTTATTCGCTTCAACAAAGAGAGCTGAGTTTTCAATAGATGATATAACTGTATATCATGACGATCGAGCTTTCTCCACTTTTGAAGCTCATGGAGTGAAGTATTTTATTCACAGAGAGCTTGTGGAAGCTCAGCAAATACTGCATTTCATTGAACAGTGGAAGGCTGGAGAAGAGACCCCGACACAGCTTGATGTTAAAGAAATTGGGTGA
- the LOC138021704 gene encoding uncharacterized protein — MDPQLSDVLVKSDDTSKSVSSSCARENVPAERVQGVSLDSNSSKSEWTTSTASIHLTTKLNDKAEVFEEEEEGELDYEEDEGEIAAAQQDRNGMKSDDDDKEEGELEDDEQEEGEEGEILSDEDNKVKVIIRNAPFSIREKKEKVLHNFSEPEFKL, encoded by the coding sequence ATGGACCCCCAATTGAGTGATGTCctagttaaaagtgatgacACCAGCAAAAGTGTTTCATCAAGTTGTGCAAGAGAAAATGTACCAGCTGAAAGGGTCCAGGGAGTATCACTGGACAGCAACAGCAGTAAGTCTGAATGGACAACTTCCACTGCAAGCATTCACTTGACTACAAAACTCAATGACAAAGCAGAGGTAtttgaagaagaggaagaaggagAACTTGATTATGAAGAGGATGAAGGAGAAATTGCTGCAGCTCAACAAGATAGAAATGGAATGAAaagtgacgatgatgataaagAAGAAGGTGAATTAGAAGATGATGAACAGGAAGAGGGAGAAGAAGGAGAGATTCTTTCTGATGAAGATAACAAGGTAAAAGTAATTATTAGGAATGCACCATTTAGTAtcagggaaaaaaaggaaaaagtctTGCACAATTTTTCAGAGCCTGAGTTCAAACTGTGA